In Gimesia panareensis, the genomic window ATTTCAGTAATCACCCCAACTGGGAAAACCGGGTCTGCGATACTTTCGACTGGTTTGCCCCCGCATACCAGTACCATCATACCGTGGGTGAACTATGTAGCTGGTTCGAACAGGCTGGCTTTGAGAATCTGAAGGTTCTTCCACCGGAAAAAACCGGGGGGGTCTATCGCTGGTGTTACGACCATAACCTGCTGATCGGCAGTGGCGTGAACGTTCAAGGCACGAAATTTTCAACCGTTCAAAGTAGCTGACATCCGTCTGCATTTTCCTGATCAGCATAGATTACCAGTCCTCCCGGAGAGGAACATTCGTTGCAGCTTTCAGACTCAGCTATGCACAATTATGACAGCCCCTCTCAACGAGTTCACTTCTCTGGTGCACCTGCAAGAAACGGGAGATCAGGCTTGACAATCCGGTCTAAAAAAGTGATAGAGGAGAGAACCCTTAGTTGAGAAAAACATCAGATTATCCTGTTGCTTCCCTCTATACAGGAAGATCCAGGTAACCCAACATCCCTCACCAGTAGTTCTGGTTTTGAAACAAGCGCCACAGGGAGAGTCATGAATCCATCGAATCCTCCATCCGGGCAATCAACTTCTGAAATTGAAGAGTTACGTAACAAGTACTACAACGCAACGGTTCAGGACCTGCGTATGCCCCACGATCATTTAATGATCGTACGCGTCAAGCCCGATGCAGAGGTTCCCCGATTTTTGGGAGGTCAATATACAACTCTGGGTCTCGGATCCTGGGAACATCGCGTTGATGGAGGACCTCTGGCAGAACTGCCGAAACAGAAACTGATCCGCCGCGCCTATTCGATCTCCTGCCCCATGCTGGATGTCCAGGGAGACCTGCTGGCCAATGATGAGATCGATTATCTGGAGTTTTATATTACTCTGGTCTTACGCCCTGACACTGATGATCCTCCACTGACTCCCCGGCTGTTCAACCTGAAAGTCGGGGATCGTCTACACCTTGGTAAGAAACCAGTGGGAACTTATACGCTTAAGCCGATTGCGCCGGAAGATAATGTCATCTTCGCGGGAACCGGCACAGGTGAAGCCCCTCATAATTCCATGACAATAGAATTACTGAAGCGAGGCCATACCGGCAAGGTCGTTTCCATGACCTGCGTCCGCTATCGAGGGGACCTGGGCTATCTCGACCAGCAGAAACAGTTAATGGAAAAGTATTCCAACTATCGCTATGGGGCTTTCACCACCCGGGAACCGGAGAATATTGATTCCCAGCATCCTCAGTACGTGGGTAAGCAGTATCTGCAGGATATCATTGTACCGGAATCGTTTCAGGAACAGTTTGGCTGGATACCTCATCCCGAACATACACAGGTCTTCCTGTGTGGTAATCCGTCGATGATTGGGCTTCCTGAAAAGAATGAACAGGGAGAACTTGTCTATCCCGAATCCAAAGGCATGGTGGAACTGCTCACCGAGCAGGGATACAAACTCTCAACCCCTAAAAGCCCGGGAAATATCCATTTCGAGAAGTACTGGTAAACAGCCAGTTACTTTTCATTCCGCTCAGCGCATCGAAAACGGGGCCAGTCAAAACAGCCCCGTTTTTAATTTGGCGCATTCAACTCCTGTCCAGAGAAACACAGGAGAACTTCTGGCTTGCAGGCCGTTACTCAGAAAAAAAGAGAGCTGACGCAATTTCACCCAATGGCGAGCCAGGTAGAATATGATCCAGTCTTACGACTAGTCTTTGCGGTGTCTGATCTTAGCACGAGCGCGTCGTTTTTTACGACCAATTTTTCGACGTCCTTTACCGGTCTTCTTGGTTCCCATTCGAAGCAATGCCTTTCGTATCTACTTCTAAAACTTAGAAAAATTGAAATATTCACTCTCTGAGTACCGCACTCCGCCTCCTTCGTTCCTGAATGGAAGCAGATCCTAAACAGCGGCTCAGCTGTAAGTCCAAGGTGGAAACCATTACTTTAACAGGCTTTGATCAAATCTTCAACCACGTCTGTTCAAGGAATTCCGTGGTCCCTTGAGAATTCTGCTGCAAATCCCGAAGATAGGGAAGCTGATGACTGGTATTAGCAAACTCCACTTCAACTTCAGGAAACGCAATTATGGATTACCGTAACTTAGGAAAAGCTGGTGTACGTGTCTCTCCCGTCTGTCTGGGCACAATGATGTTCGGCGGCCCTACAAATGAGGCAGATTCGATCGCCATCATGCATAAAGCCATCGATCAGGGGATCAACTTCTTCGACACCGCCAATATGTACAGTACCGGCGGCTCCGAAACGGTGGTTGGCAAGGCCCTGGTTGACCGTCGTGATAAAGTCGTCCTGGCCACCAAAGGGCGGGCACCAATGGGAGATGGCCCTAATGATGCAGGGGCCAGCCGCGTCCACCTGATGCGGGAACTTGATCGCAGCCTGCAACGCATGCAGACCGATTATGTCGATATCTATTACGTCCACACCCCCGACTATCAGACACCGATCGAAGAAACTCTGAGGACTCTGGACGATATGGTCCGCTCCGGAAAAGTCCGCTATATCGCCTGTTCCAACTTCCGTGCCTGGAGACTGGCAGAAGCCCTCTGGACGAGCGATGTGCGGAACCTCTATTCCTTCAGCTGTGTACAACCACTCTATAACATCATGAACCGTGACATTGAGGTCGAACTCATGCCTCTCTGTCAGGAAAAAGGCATCGGTGTGGTCAGCTACAGCCCACTGGCCCGCGGTATTCTGACGGGTAAATATCAGGCCGGAAAACCGTTCCCGGAAGGTAGTCGTGCCTCGCGGAATGATAAGCGCATGAACGAAGCCGAGCTGCGCGATGTCAGTATCGAGCTGTCACAGGAAATTGCCGCTTATTGCGACAAAAAAGGCGTTTCCATGACGAACTTTGCCCTCGCCTGGTGTCTCGCCAATCCAATCCTGACGTCAATCATTATCGGCCCCCGAACCATGGAGCAGTTTGACGATAATATGGGATGCCTGGATGTGGAAATCACAGCCGAAGACGAAGCATTCATCGACTCCCTGGTTCCCCCGGGAGAACACAGCGGGAAAGGCTTCCAGGATCCGCAGTACCCTGTCACCGGCCGCGGTAAATAATCGTTCTAGGGAAGTCCCCCGAACTGACGTACCGCCTCGTACATCACGGTATTGGCTGTGCTGGCGAGATTGAGACTGCGAACCTCTTCGTACATTGGCAGTTTCAGGTTACATTCGGGGGACGCGTCCCGGACGCTGGGAGGTAGACCATTGCTTTCGCTTCCGAACAGGAAGACCTGCCCTGGCTCAAAGTCGGCTTCCCACAGCAGGCGGGTCGCGAACTTGGTCAGCTTCCACCATGTCCTGTCTGAAAGCCGATCCTGTACTTCCTCCAGGCTGTCGACCGCTTCCCAGTTCAGATGTTGCCAGTAATCCATCCCGGCACGCCTGAGATGCTTGGCATCCAGCTTGAACCCCAGGGGACGGACCAGCCAGAGTTTGGCTCCGACTGCCACACAAGAACGGCCGATATTTCCTGTGTTTTGAGGAATATCAGGCTGGTAGAGGACGACATGCATCAGAGGTTCAGAAGAGGGGGACATACAGACGCTCAAACTGGTAAAAAACTGGCAAAACAGTTACAAATACGAATTTACAGCACTCGTAAGAAAGCGCTGTCTATGTAATACTTAACGCATTCAGGTTATTATACTTCTGCTTTCTGCAGGTATGCGTCAGCGTAATGGATCGTAATTTGAAATGGTACAGACAGCAGTTCCTGCTGCTGATCTTTTTCCGAAATCCCAAAACTCAATCACAGACCGTAAACACAATAAGATCTTCCGATGTTTCAAAAAGTTACTGATGCCAGCTTCATCAAAGGTGAACACGAAATCCTCAAATTCTGGGAAACAAACCGGACGTTTGACCAGCTCCGCCAGAAGAATCAGGGGAAACCCAAGTGGAGTTTTCTGGATGGTCCGATGACCGCAAACAACCCCATGGGTGTGCATCATGCCTGGGGAAGAACTTATAAAGATGCCTACCAGCGTTATTACGCGATGACAGGACATGAACTCCGCTACCAGAACGGCTTCGACTGTCAGGGACTGTGGGTCGAAGTGGAAGTGGAAAAAGAACTGGGATACGGCACCAAACAGGAAGTCGTCTCTCACGGGATCGACAA contains:
- a CDS encoding tRNA (cytidine(34)-2'-O)-methyltransferase, whose amino-acid sequence is MSPSSEPLMHVVLYQPDIPQNTGNIGRSCVAVGAKLWLVRPLGFKLDAKHLRRAGMDYWQHLNWEAVDSLEEVQDRLSDRTWWKLTKFATRLLWEADFEPGQVFLFGSESNGLPPSVRDASPECNLKLPMYEEVRSLNLASTANTVMYEAVRQFGGLP
- a CDS encoding ferredoxin--NADP reductase; the encoded protein is MNPSNPPSGQSTSEIEELRNKYYNATVQDLRMPHDHLMIVRVKPDAEVPRFLGGQYTTLGLGSWEHRVDGGPLAELPKQKLIRRAYSISCPMLDVQGDLLANDEIDYLEFYITLVLRPDTDDPPLTPRLFNLKVGDRLHLGKKPVGTYTLKPIAPEDNVIFAGTGTGEAPHNSMTIELLKRGHTGKVVSMTCVRYRGDLGYLDQQKQLMEKYSNYRYGAFTTREPENIDSQHPQYVGKQYLQDIIVPESFQEQFGWIPHPEHTQVFLCGNPSMIGLPEKNEQGELVYPESKGMVELLTEQGYKLSTPKSPGNIHFEKYW
- a CDS encoding aldo/keto reductase; translated protein: MDYRNLGKAGVRVSPVCLGTMMFGGPTNEADSIAIMHKAIDQGINFFDTANMYSTGGSETVVGKALVDRRDKVVLATKGRAPMGDGPNDAGASRVHLMRELDRSLQRMQTDYVDIYYVHTPDYQTPIEETLRTLDDMVRSGKVRYIACSNFRAWRLAEALWTSDVRNLYSFSCVQPLYNIMNRDIEVELMPLCQEKGIGVVSYSPLARGILTGKYQAGKPFPEGSRASRNDKRMNEAELRDVSIELSQEIAAYCDKKGVSMTNFALAWCLANPILTSIIIGPRTMEQFDDNMGCLDVEITAEDEAFIDSLVPPGEHSGKGFQDPQYPVTGRGK